A single Atopobiaceae bacterium DNA region contains:
- a CDS encoding dihydroorotase yields MTLLKGAHLHDPQVAIDDVADIRIDGERIVEVGEDLVACDGEESIDCTGCDLVPGLVDMHVHFRDPGYEYKETIETGCRAATKGGFTDVATMPNTDPVCDTGTGVRYQIDRSKAAGLARVHPIGALTRGEKGEALAEIGDMVMEGAAAFSDDGHGVQSAGMMRCCMDYVSQFDRVAIAHCEDESITAGGLVNEGTCSTRLGMFGWPAAGEELEVSRDIDLVRLTGCALHVAHISTERSLDLVRSAKAEGLPVTCEVTPLHLFLTEDDITDTYDTNLKVNPPLRTPHDAAALREGVCDGSIDCIVTDHAPHAAHEKDCEFEIASFGSIGLETSLGLMLTNLVLPGKLSWDQLVSLMCVSPRRLLRMQPVTLAVGSSADLTVIDPSIGYVVSDGLFESRSHNSAFLGTHLTGAARDVFVAGKRTLMDGVVA; encoded by the coding sequence ATGACCTTGCTTAAGGGGGCTCACCTCCACGACCCGCAGGTGGCCATCGATGACGTCGCTGACATCCGCATCGACGGTGAGAGGATCGTCGAGGTGGGGGAGGACCTTGTCGCATGTGACGGCGAGGAGTCCATCGACTGCACCGGATGTGACCTCGTCCCGGGTCTGGTCGACATGCACGTTCACTTTCGCGACCCGGGATACGAGTACAAGGAGACCATCGAGACCGGCTGTCGGGCGGCCACGAAGGGTGGCTTCACCGATGTCGCAACCATGCCGAACACGGACCCCGTCTGTGACACCGGCACCGGTGTCAGATACCAGATCGATCGTTCGAAGGCAGCAGGGCTCGCGCGCGTGCACCCCATAGGGGCACTCACCCGTGGTGAGAAGGGCGAGGCACTGGCCGAGATCGGGGACATGGTGATGGAGGGAGCTGCTGCCTTCTCGGACGACGGACATGGCGTGCAGAGCGCGGGAATGATGCGCTGCTGCATGGACTACGTCAGCCAGTTCGACCGCGTCGCCATCGCACACTGCGAGGACGAGTCCATCACGGCAGGCGGTCTTGTGAACGAGGGGACCTGTTCCACGCGCCTCGGCATGTTCGGATGGCCGGCGGCTGGCGAGGAGCTCGAGGTCTCACGTGATATCGACCTCGTGAGGCTCACGGGGTGTGCGCTGCACGTGGCCCACATCTCGACTGAGCGCTCCCTTGACCTCGTGCGTTCAGCGAAGGCCGAGGGCCTACCGGTGACCTGCGAGGTCACGCCGCTCCATCTCTTCCTCACGGAGGATGACATCACCGACACCTATGACACGAACCTCAAGGTGAATCCACCTCTGCGCACCCCCCATGATGCTGCGGCGCTTCGCGAGGGGGTCTGTGATGGGTCCATCGACTGCATCGTCACCGACCACGCGCCGCATGCAGCCCATGAGAAGGACTGCGAGTTCGAGATTGCCTCGTTCGGCTCCATCGGACTCGAGACCTCGCTCGGGCTCATGCTCACCAACCTCGTGCTTCCCGGCAAGCTGTCATGGGACCAGCTCGTGTCGCTCATGTGCGTGTCGCCCCGTCGGCTCCTGAGGATGCAGCCGGTCACCTTGGCTGTGGGGTCGTCGGCCGACCTCACTGTGATAGACCCGTCCATCGGGTACGTCGTGTCCGACGGGCTCTTCGAGAGCAGGTCCCATAACTCTGCCTTCCTCGGCACACATCTCACCGGTGCCGCGCGGGACGTCTTCGTCGCCGGAAAGCGCACCCTGATGGATGGGGTCGTGGCATAG
- a CDS encoding aspartate carbamoyltransferase catalytic subunit, producing the protein MLSVRNLIDTTSLTADDITQILDTAQSFAEVNSRAIKKVPALRGRTIVNLFLEPSTRTRSSFELAEKRLSADSLNMSGSTSSVVKGESLADTIQTIAAMNVDMFVCRAKFAGTPHLITENTDARVINAGDGKHQHPTQALLDLYTIRENFGHLDGLKVAIVGDLLHSRVVGSLAPALRTMGAEVTLVGPPTFQVMDPAWFGCEQTADFDSVIPDVDVIYMLRVQLERMEGAAIPSRREYNRLFGLDTVRASHMKEGAIVCHPGPMNRGMEIMPEVADAPYAKILDQVSAGVAVRMAAMYLLLGGEDNDLA; encoded by the coding sequence ATGCTCTCGGTCAGGAACCTCATCGACACCACGAGTCTCACGGCTGACGACATCACGCAGATCCTTGACACGGCCCAGTCATTCGCCGAGGTCAACTCAAGGGCCATCAAGAAGGTGCCCGCACTGCGCGGTCGCACGATCGTGAACCTCTTCCTCGAGCCCTCCACGCGCACACGGAGCTCCTTCGAGCTTGCCGAGAAGCGCCTCTCGGCCGACAGCCTCAACATGTCCGGGTCGACCTCGTCGGTCGTCAAGGGCGAGAGCCTCGCTGATACCATCCAGACGATCGCTGCCATGAACGTCGACATGTTCGTCTGCCGTGCCAAGTTCGCGGGCACGCCGCACCTCATCACCGAGAACACGGATGCCCGTGTCATCAACGCAGGTGATGGCAAGCACCAGCACCCCACCCAGGCCCTTCTCGACCTCTACACCATCCGAGAGAACTTCGGTCACCTCGACGGCCTCAAGGTCGCTATCGTAGGTGACCTCCTGCACAGCCGCGTGGTCGGCTCGCTTGCCCCGGCTCTGCGTACCATGGGCGCGGAGGTCACGCTCGTGGGGCCCCCGACCTTCCAGGTGATGGACCCTGCATGGTTTGGCTGCGAGCAGACGGCCGACTTCGACTCGGTCATCCCCGATGTCGACGTGATCTACATGCTTCGTGTGCAGCTCGAGCGCATGGAGGGCGCCGCCATCCCCTCGAGGCGCGAGTACAACCGCCTCTTCGGCCTTGATACGGTACGTGCGAGCCATATGAAGGAGGGGGCCATCGTGTGTCACCCGGGCCCTATGAACCGCGGCATGGAGATCATGCCTGAGGTGGCAGACGCCCCTTACGCTAAGATCCTCGATCAGGTCAGCGCCGGCGTCGCCGTGCGTATGGCTGCCATGTACCTGCTCCTGGGAGGAGAAGACAATGACCTTGCTTAA
- the pyrF gene encoding orotidine-5'-phosphate decarboxylase: protein MLDAAASDRVIVALDCSHEESLSLADSLVGHARWIKVGMTLYYACGPSVVTEMHERGFKVFLDLKLHDIPHQVEGAARAASLAGADLLSVHSLGGAEMIAAARKGVDNAAAERAERTRLVGITVLTSMDAEALSQVGIERSLGEEVAQLAGMAYESGTDGVVCSPREAAAMRLVLGDDALVVTPGVRPAGASVGDQRRVATPLDAMRAGASHIVVGRPITEAPDVAMAFDSIAGEVAEALEGFGTSPDAS, encoded by the coding sequence ATGCTAGACGCTGCTGCTTCTGACCGTGTCATCGTCGCTCTAGACTGCTCCCACGAGGAGTCCCTGTCCCTTGCTGATTCCCTTGTCGGCCATGCCCGGTGGATCAAGGTCGGGATGACCCTGTACTATGCCTGCGGTCCCTCGGTCGTCACCGAGATGCATGAGAGGGGCTTCAAGGTCTTCCTTGACCTGAAGCTCCACGACATCCCCCATCAGGTCGAGGGCGCGGCCCGGGCAGCCTCCTTGGCCGGTGCCGACCTGCTCTCGGTCCACTCTCTTGGCGGTGCCGAGATGATCGCCGCCGCACGCAAGGGTGTCGATAATGCCGCTGCCGAACGGGCAGAGCGTACCAGGCTCGTCGGCATCACCGTGCTCACGAGCATGGACGCCGAGGCCCTCTCGCAGGTGGGTATCGAGCGTTCCCTCGGCGAGGAGGTGGCCCAGCTCGCGGGGATGGCCTATGAGTCCGGGACCGACGGCGTCGTCTGCTCGCCGCGCGAGGCCGCTGCCATGCGTCTCGTCCTGGGGGATGATGCGCTCGTGGTCACACCCGGCGTGCGTCCTGCCGGTGCGTCCGTGGGCGACCAGCGCCGCGTCGCGACCCCGCTGGATGCGATGAGGGCAGGTGCCTCGCATATCGTGGTCGGCAGGCCCATCACCGAGGCTCCTGATGTCGCCATGGCGTTCGATTCCATTGCTGGTGAGGTGGCCGAGGCCCTCGAGGGATTCGGCACGTCGCCTGATGCCTCTTGA
- the pyrR gene encoding bifunctional pyr operon transcriptional regulator/uracil phosphoribosyltransferase PyrR: METGTPKATIMDEKAMRRAVTRIAHEIIENNEGSANIRIVGIVRRGATLARLLAAEIADIEGSAPEVGLLDISFYRDDVTRCIAPVLHKTDIPFGLDGRDIILVDDVLFTGRTVRSAMDALMDFGRPATIQLAVMVDRGHRELPIRADYVGKNVPSSHEEDVRVCLEPLDDHTAVEIWDIEPKASEGGDR; this comes from the coding sequence ATGGAGACGGGCACACCCAAGGCAACGATCATGGACGAGAAGGCCATGAGACGCGCCGTAACGCGCATTGCCCATGAGATCATCGAGAACAACGAGGGGTCTGCAAACATCCGCATCGTGGGCATCGTGAGGCGTGGTGCCACGCTCGCGCGGCTCCTTGCGGCCGAGATCGCCGACATCGAGGGAAGCGCTCCCGAGGTCGGCCTCCTGGACATCAGCTTCTACCGTGATGACGTCACGAGGTGCATCGCGCCCGTGCTTCATAAGACGGACATTCCCTTCGGTCTCGACGGCCGGGACATCATTCTGGTCGATGACGTGCTCTTCACCGGTCGGACCGTGCGCTCTGCCATGGACGCACTCATGGACTTCGGGCGGCCAGCCACCATCCAGCTCGCCGTCATGGTCGACCGAGGGCACCGGGAACTTCCCATCCGTGCCGACTACGTCGGCAAGAACGTCCCCTCCTCGCACGAGGAGGACGTCCGCGTCTGCCTCGAGCCGCTTGACGACCATACCGCCGTGGAGATCTGGGACATCGAGCCCAAGGCCTCAGAGGGAGGCGACCGCTGA
- a CDS encoding glycosyltransferase yields the protein MIEFTLANVLFGGDDFAATCPDLYYRCETGSASPDGGELVIAGEVDFSTYLNALSIGKWRRYTVASSFELVLELSGDACEVDVIQMGPDATSTLESRHIEGSGSVHTERVDLSDLSGTLASFRLRTRGTVLLHAARYVTSLDAADIRPVRLALCTTTFKKERYITANIDSVRREILESAEPISSGFHMVVVDNGRTLDAGELSGGGVTVIPNANTGGSGGFARGMLEALDSGDTHVLLMDDDVHVLPESIKRTFNLLSLANDRYASAFVNGAMLNMASPQVQFEDVSQVLKSGKYARVKKNMDMSDPRDVIANELVDVEVESAYGAWWYSCIPTSAIRAHGLPLPMFVRCDDVEYGIRCKPTYMTMGGICVWHEQFEGRIRASVDQYQYTRNFLIMCAADSLDCVRPFMMRFSRTFHIYLRAMAYETCEIMLDGLEDYLAGPDRLISVPGDEVMRREGSKNEKLVPVSELDKRVVAKAPADPSMLGDNAPSNPMAFKVLEMMPHDRHAAPGFLLRERPAAVYYCRGAYPARRTLLRKVLVAYDASGENGHVRVMDKDRWKALRSRYDLLTGKMREDGDDIANSWHEAAPMLESEAFWRESLGVGSSD from the coding sequence ATGATCGAGTTCACCCTCGCGAACGTGCTATTCGGCGGAGACGATTTCGCCGCTACATGCCCCGACCTGTACTATCGCTGCGAGACGGGGTCTGCATCGCCTGACGGGGGCGAGTTGGTCATTGCCGGCGAGGTCGACTTCTCGACGTATCTCAATGCCCTCTCCATCGGGAAGTGGCGCCGGTACACCGTCGCCTCCTCCTTCGAGCTCGTGCTCGAGCTCTCGGGGGACGCATGTGAGGTGGACGTCATCCAGATGGGACCCGACGCGACCTCCACGCTCGAGTCGCGTCACATCGAAGGGTCGGGATCGGTGCACACCGAGCGCGTGGACCTCTCTGACCTGAGCGGCACCCTCGCGTCCTTCAGGCTCCGCACGCGTGGTACGGTCCTGCTTCATGCGGCGCGCTACGTCACGTCCCTCGATGCCGCTGACATCAGGCCGGTTCGGCTCGCTCTCTGTACCACGACCTTCAAGAAGGAACGCTACATCACTGCCAACATCGACTCGGTGCGCCGCGAGATCCTCGAGAGCGCTGAGCCCATCTCCTCGGGCTTCCATATGGTCGTGGTCGACAACGGTCGAACGCTCGATGCGGGCGAACTCTCGGGCGGCGGCGTGACCGTGATACCCAACGCCAACACGGGCGGTTCCGGCGGTTTCGCCCGAGGGATGCTCGAGGCGCTGGACTCCGGGGACACCCATGTCCTTCTCATGGATGATGACGTCCATGTCCTGCCGGAGAGCATCAAGAGGACCTTCAACCTGCTCTCGCTCGCGAACGATCGGTATGCCAGTGCCTTCGTGAACGGTGCCATGCTCAACATGGCCTCACCACAGGTGCAGTTCGAGGACGTCTCCCAGGTGCTGAAGTCCGGGAAGTACGCCAGGGTCAAGAAGAACATGGACATGAGCGACCCTCGCGACGTCATCGCGAACGAGCTCGTCGACGTAGAGGTCGAGTCCGCCTATGGTGCCTGGTGGTACAGCTGCATACCGACCTCTGCAATTCGCGCCCACGGCCTTCCGCTTCCGATGTTCGTGCGGTGTGATGACGTCGAATACGGAATTCGCTGCAAGCCGACGTATATGACCATGGGCGGCATCTGCGTGTGGCACGAGCAGTTCGAGGGGAGGATCCGCGCCTCGGTCGACCAGTACCAGTACACCAGGAACTTCCTCATCATGTGCGCGGCGGACTCACTGGACTGCGTGCGGCCGTTTATGATGCGCTTCTCGCGCACCTTCCATATCTACCTGCGGGCCATGGCCTACGAGACCTGTGAGATCATGCTCGACGGGCTCGAGGACTACCTTGCAGGGCCCGACCGCCTCATCTCGGTCCCAGGCGATGAGGTCATGCGGCGCGAGGGTTCCAAGAACGAGAAGCTGGTGCCCGTCTCAGAGCTGGACAAGCGCGTCGTCGCGAAGGCCCCCGCGGATCCCTCCATGCTTGGGGACAACGCCCCGTCGAATCCGATGGCCTTCAAGGTGCTCGAGATGATGCCTCACGATCGGCATGCGGCTCCGGGTTTCCTGCTTCGTGAGCGCCCCGCAGCCGTCTACTACTGTCGAGGTGCCTACCCCGCGCGCCGCACCCTGCTGAGGAAGGTTCTCGTTGCCTACGACGCCTCGGGCGAGAACGGGCACGTCCGCGTCATGGACAAGGACAGGTGGAAGGCGCTGCGGTCCCGTTATGACCTTCTCACGGGCAAGATGCGTGAGGATGGCGATGACATCGCGAACTCATGGCACGAGGCTGCACCGATGCTTGAGAGCGAGGCCTTCTGGCGGGAGAGCCTTGGTGTGGGCTCGTCCGATTGA
- a CDS encoding dihydroorotate dehydrogenase electron transfer subunit, which produces MPNPSSARVHEVSVVSNDVVARGIYRLVICAPELAEAISPGQFMSLTVPGDPSQVVRIPLSFSCALPSNGTVETEYAVVGEGTRRISQLGSGDHVSVLGPAGHGWQLDPMPGHPLLVAGGIGITPVVAAARALTAGGARYDAIIGTRTAHTLWGYDELLSCGVEQVVVTSDDGTAGDRGLVTDVLEPALAAHEYDLVLACGPEAMMRACANICDAADVPCQVSMERMMTCGFGACGTCVVSTTHGNVQACMAGPVFEAKEVEW; this is translated from the coding sequence ATGCCCAACCCGTCATCTGCCCGTGTCCATGAGGTCTCCGTCGTCTCGAACGACGTCGTCGCACGCGGCATCTATCGCCTCGTGATCTGTGCCCCCGAGCTTGCGGAGGCCATCTCTCCCGGCCAGTTCATGAGCCTCACCGTCCCAGGCGACCCCTCGCAGGTGGTCCGTATCCCCCTTTCCTTCTCCTGCGCACTCCCCTCGAACGGTACCGTCGAGACTGAGTATGCCGTCGTGGGCGAGGGTACGAGAAGGATCTCGCAGCTCGGAAGTGGGGACCATGTCTCCGTACTTGGGCCTGCGGGCCATGGTTGGCAGCTCGATCCCATGCCGGGCCATCCGCTCCTGGTCGCAGGGGGAATCGGCATCACCCCTGTCGTGGCGGCGGCCCGAGCGCTCACCGCGGGTGGCGCGCGATACGATGCCATCATCGGCACGCGGACGGCACATACGCTGTGGGGCTATGACGAGCTCCTCTCCTGTGGGGTCGAGCAGGTCGTGGTGACGTCTGATGACGGGACTGCGGGGGACCGTGGGCTGGTGACGGATGTGCTGGAGCCCGCGCTTGCCGCTCACGAGTACGACCTCGTCCTCGCATGTGGCCCCGAGGCGATGATGCGTGCATGTGCCAATATCTGTGACGCTGCCGATGTCCCTTGCCAGGTCTCGATGGAACGGATGATGACCTGTGGCTTTGGCGCTTGCGGCACATGCGTGGTCAGCACCACGCATGGAAACGTGCAGGCCTGCATGGCAGGACCTGTGTTCGAGGCGAAGGAGGTCGAATGGTGA
- a CDS encoding dihydroorotate dehydrogenase, whose translation MVSAPTMAVDLGGIKMQNPVGTASGTFGFGWQFEGFYDVAQLGSITLKGCSPEPWEGNPSPRMCEVPSGVMNSVGLMNPGVAGLIDEDGEYLERLSRRGCAVICQAVGHSINEYVKAVDLFEERAPFAAGIEINISCPNIDEGGAAMGATPEGAAKVVAAVRDHTTRPLLVKLAPARVPEVAHAVEDAGADAISLINTIPAMSIDVNTRRSRVSRPTAGLSGPAIHAIAVRMVWEAASATSLPINAMGGITSGADAAEFILAGATCVSVGTSNLVDPPSGPRILEELTDWVSSQGVESVSELVGAFEC comes from the coding sequence ATGGTGAGCGCTCCCACCATGGCCGTCGATCTTGGCGGCATCAAGATGCAGAACCCTGTGGGTACCGCCTCTGGAACCTTCGGGTTCGGATGGCAGTTCGAGGGCTTCTATGACGTCGCCCAACTCGGGTCGATAACGCTCAAGGGATGCTCTCCCGAGCCATGGGAAGGTAACCCCTCGCCCCGGATGTGCGAGGTCCCCTCTGGTGTCATGAACTCTGTCGGCCTCATGAACCCGGGAGTTGCTGGTCTCATCGATGAGGACGGTGAGTACCTCGAGCGGCTCTCCCGGAGGGGTTGCGCGGTCATCTGTCAGGCTGTGGGCCACTCGATCAACGAGTATGTCAAGGCAGTCGACCTCTTCGAGGAGAGGGCGCCGTTCGCCGCTGGAATCGAGATCAACATCAGCTGTCCTAACATCGACGAGGGCGGGGCGGCCATGGGTGCCACCCCAGAGGGGGCGGCGAAGGTCGTCGCTGCGGTGAGGGACCATACGACGCGACCGCTCCTCGTGAAGCTCGCCCCTGCGCGCGTGCCAGAGGTGGCCCATGCCGTCGAGGATGCCGGGGCTGATGCGATATCGCTCATCAACACCATCCCTGCCATGTCAATCGACGTCAACACTCGCAGGAGCCGCGTATCCCGACCCACGGCGGGGCTCTCCGGCCCGGCGATCCATGCCATAGCCGTTCGCATGGTGTGGGAGGCCGCGTCCGCGACGAGCCTACCCATCAATGCCATGGGCGGCATCACGAGCGGTGCCGATGCCGCCGAGTTCATTCTCGCCGGCGCCACGTGCGTGTCGGTCGGCACTTCCAACCTGGTCGATCCCCCCTCTGGTCCGCGAATCCTCGAGGAGCTCACCGACTGGGTCTCCTCACAGGGTGTCGAATCCGTCTCTGAACTGGTAGGTGCATTCGAATGCTAG